From the genome of Bradyrhizobium elkanii USDA 76, one region includes:
- a CDS encoding DUF7380 domain-containing protein: protein MSDESPTIDDSPENTAPPPPPWARATLNDVTQVDFEELVRSLDSADAAELGDLYRRALPDTQPEPETPTFRVYSMLAGAMGMHFKANEPNDPFAAMIVWADGRRSATPADFRGAIDSLAAMAERAQHPVLRARLADLCWLLDLKRRRIGVCAATAYVEVVSKVDAGILKLRFDENETGALRHEARDLLKRALFIGRATKMDKNGPSDAQKLVVALRKRAIAKRLTSPTLMFGRLDLHFGISDAAEVGKEVENLIAGLPAGADDHTLVELWRLSARAYHKAKHDDDANRCRSTAGELLVAMAKRQPSAMLAAHTLTEAIQELHGLPGSKDRRKELRHLLVDIQAGIADEMSPFAIPMDLEDIAKEVEKRMQKPTLLDKLFTFAGLSHSPDPDQLIAEAEKAIREHPFSSLFGGSHHDRDGKVIYRSEGGNFGETQDDSTLRQQIARDEGLRRHITASAEIEVARQSIVSNHYLSEEIFAALLEFSPFVPRGLVMTYSHGFTCFFRGDFISALYILTPLLEASLRHVLRAHSHDVTKLDDATKIQEDRTISALFEQMRPELDSIFGSPITTDIENVFLKKPGPYIRHSIAHGLLHDGEPYSDDSLYACWLIFQLCMIPLYEHRRHIRLPFDSPSEAIDEKG from the coding sequence TTGAGCGACGAGAGCCCTACGATCGACGATAGCCCCGAGAACACCGCGCCACCGCCCCCTCCGTGGGCCAGGGCGACCTTGAATGACGTCACGCAGGTCGACTTCGAAGAGCTGGTTCGGTCATTGGACAGCGCCGATGCGGCCGAGCTGGGAGACCTATACCGACGCGCTCTCCCCGACACGCAGCCCGAACCCGAGACCCCAACGTTCCGTGTTTACTCCATGCTCGCTGGGGCCATGGGAATGCATTTCAAGGCCAACGAGCCAAACGACCCTTTCGCTGCAATGATCGTCTGGGCAGACGGTCGGCGCTCGGCGACACCGGCCGATTTTCGTGGCGCGATTGATTCCCTGGCCGCGATGGCCGAGCGGGCACAGCACCCTGTGTTGCGAGCCCGGCTCGCGGACCTGTGCTGGCTGCTCGATCTTAAACGACGACGGATCGGAGTATGTGCCGCGACCGCCTACGTCGAAGTTGTCTCCAAGGTCGATGCCGGCATCCTCAAATTGCGTTTCGACGAGAACGAGACCGGCGCCCTACGGCACGAGGCGCGCGATCTGCTCAAGCGGGCCCTTTTCATCGGTCGCGCCACCAAAATGGACAAGAATGGCCCTTCGGACGCGCAGAAGCTCGTCGTGGCGTTGCGGAAGCGAGCGATCGCGAAGCGACTGACTAGTCCCACCCTGATGTTCGGGCGTCTCGACCTTCACTTCGGGATCTCGGATGCAGCCGAAGTCGGCAAGGAGGTCGAAAACTTGATCGCCGGCCTCCCCGCCGGCGCTGACGACCACACCTTAGTGGAGCTTTGGCGCCTTTCCGCCCGAGCTTACCATAAGGCCAAACACGACGACGACGCGAACCGTTGCCGGTCAACGGCAGGCGAGCTGCTGGTCGCGATGGCCAAGCGCCAGCCTTCGGCCATGTTGGCTGCTCATACGCTTACGGAAGCCATCCAAGAGCTGCACGGCTTGCCAGGCAGCAAGGATCGCCGGAAGGAGTTGCGGCATCTCCTGGTGGATATTCAGGCGGGCATCGCCGACGAAATGTCGCCTTTTGCAATTCCGATGGACCTCGAAGATATCGCCAAAGAGGTCGAGAAGAGGATGCAAAAACCTACTTTGCTCGACAAACTCTTCACGTTCGCGGGCCTCAGTCATTCTCCGGATCCGGATCAACTTATAGCCGAGGCGGAGAAGGCCATCCGAGAGCATCCGTTCTCGTCCCTATTTGGCGGCAGTCACCACGACCGCGATGGCAAGGTCATCTATCGCAGCGAAGGGGGCAACTTTGGCGAAACGCAGGATGACTCGACGCTGCGTCAACAAATCGCGCGCGATGAGGGGCTACGCCGCCATATTACGGCTTCTGCCGAGATCGAAGTAGCTAGGCAATCCATCGTTTCGAACCACTACTTGTCCGAGGAGATCTTCGCAGCGCTATTGGAATTCAGCCCCTTCGTACCGCGGGGGCTCGTCATGACCTACAGCCACGGTTTTACATGCTTCTTCCGCGGCGACTTCATTAGCGCTCTCTACATCCTGACGCCTTTGCTGGAAGCTTCGCTTCGGCACGTACTCAGAGCGCACAGCCACGACGTCACAAAATTGGACGATGCCACGAAGATTCAGGAGGACCGAACGATATCCGCACTGTTCGAGCAGATGCGACCGGAGCTGGATTCGATCTTCGGCAGCCCCATCACGACCGACATCGAGAACGTCTTCCTCAAGAAGCCGGGGCCCTATATCCGTCACTCGATAGCCCATGGACTGCTACACGACGGAGAGCCATACTCGGACGACTCGCTGTATGCGTGCTGGCTGATCTTCCAACTTTGTATGATCCCGCTGTACGAACATCGGCGACACATCCGCTTGCCATTCGACAGCCCTTCCGAAGCGATTGATGAGAAGGGATAG
- the nodU gene encoding nodulation protein NodU — protein sequence MRICGIKLRHDGAIALIENGRLAFCVEQEKRDNNLRYQAIENLDDVVAALAEHGLDSCDVDQFVIDGGGDGQSQVLSGTDSVTLKWGPYVEPHAEGLLTSYNGSGLILEGRAFPYKSYSHVSGHVASAYCTSPFAQSGQSAFCLVWDGSILPRLYHVERQGARFVECLFPIVGHAYAVAGDHFGPYKDLDRKPWDLGVAGKLMAYIALGCVDDAIVSVFRELYEECFAGDTQRARGYRTEIESGDWFPAMHAFFAASASRLDHKRDEDILASFHSFLEHLLVERLAAAVQRHSRLPGRHNLCIAGGCGLNIKWNSAMRSAGLFDAVWVPPFPNDSGAAIGAACAALAERKGFVPLEWSVYGGPRLLRNEAPPGWEAAPCNMRELAKILASNKPVVFLAGSAELGPRALGGRSILAAATSAGMKDHLNQIKRRECFRPVAPICIEDRAPEIFFPGTPDPYMLFDHQTRAEWLDRVPAVVHLDGSARLQTVSRTSEHKIAELLVVYEELTGIPLLCNTSANLNGRGFFPDAAGACEWGRVDHVWCDGMLWTKAA from the coding sequence ATGCGCATCTGCGGCATCAAATTGAGGCATGATGGAGCGATCGCGCTCATCGAGAACGGAAGACTGGCTTTTTGTGTTGAGCAAGAGAAGCGGGACAACAATCTCCGCTATCAAGCCATCGAAAACCTTGACGATGTCGTCGCCGCCTTGGCCGAGCACGGACTGGATTCGTGCGATGTTGATCAGTTTGTGATCGACGGCGGGGGGGACGGTCAATCCCAAGTGCTCAGTGGTACTGACTCTGTCACTCTCAAATGGGGACCGTACGTAGAGCCCCATGCGGAAGGGCTTCTCACTTCGTACAACGGCTCTGGCTTGATTCTAGAAGGCAGAGCATTTCCCTATAAAAGTTATTCACACGTCTCGGGCCATGTGGCTTCCGCGTACTGCACAAGCCCGTTTGCTCAGTCCGGACAATCGGCTTTCTGTCTTGTGTGGGACGGCTCCATCCTTCCACGTCTCTACCACGTTGAACGTCAGGGCGCCCGATTCGTTGAATGTCTGTTTCCAATTGTTGGTCATGCCTATGCTGTGGCCGGCGATCACTTTGGGCCTTACAAAGATCTGGACCGCAAACCCTGGGATTTAGGTGTCGCTGGCAAGCTAATGGCCTATATCGCGCTGGGTTGTGTCGATGATGCGATCGTGAGTGTCTTTCGGGAGCTCTACGAGGAATGCTTTGCCGGCGACACGCAGCGTGCTCGTGGCTACCGTACGGAGATCGAGAGCGGGGATTGGTTTCCTGCCATGCACGCTTTCTTTGCAGCCAGCGCCTCGCGATTGGATCACAAGCGAGATGAAGATATACTCGCATCATTTCACTCTTTTCTCGAGCATCTCCTGGTTGAGCGATTGGCAGCTGCTGTACAACGTCATTCACGGCTCCCAGGGCGACACAATCTGTGCATAGCGGGCGGCTGTGGTCTTAACATAAAGTGGAATAGCGCAATGCGGTCCGCCGGACTGTTCGATGCTGTTTGGGTGCCCCCCTTTCCGAATGACAGCGGCGCGGCTATAGGTGCGGCTTGTGCCGCATTAGCAGAGCGGAAGGGCTTCGTGCCACTCGAATGGTCGGTCTACGGTGGTCCGCGACTTCTGCGGAACGAGGCGCCACCAGGATGGGAAGCCGCACCGTGCAATATGCGCGAGCTTGCTAAGATCCTTGCGAGTAACAAGCCCGTCGTCTTTCTCGCCGGCAGCGCTGAGCTCGGACCGCGAGCATTAGGCGGACGAAGCATCCTAGCGGCTGCCACATCAGCGGGGATGAAGGATCATCTCAATCAGATCAAACGTCGTGAATGCTTTCGGCCAGTGGCGCCCATATGCATTGAAGATCGTGCGCCAGAAATCTTCTTCCCCGGAACCCCGGATCCTTACATGCTGTTCGATCATCAGACGCGAGCGGAATGGCTCGATAGAGTACCAGCTGTTGTACATCTTGATGGATCTGCGCGATTGCAGACTGTTTCTAGAACCTCTGAACACAAGATCGCCGAACTCCTCGTGGTCTACGAAGAACTTACCGGCATCCCGCTGCTTTGCAATACGAGTGCCAATCTCAATGGACGTGGGTTCTTTCCGGATGCTGCGGGAGCTTGTGAATGGGGACGAGTTGACCACGTATGGTGCGATGGCATGTTGTGGACAAAAGCCGCATAG
- a CDS encoding DUF2130 domain-containing protein translates to MRATDLAKLRQASHGSRKVGVEAFRQRILKFEKICHSAHGDVGRLAALPGLSPDPKAFAAARTAAPSRASRPFSVSWSLAYGSYRAGRRLRSLSGADIAVIVSQARPRNVEHFDMVDGIWVTHPRCAIPSSEARLVGHDQR, encoded by the coding sequence ATGAGGGCTACCGATCTCGCGAAGCTGCGGCAAGCTTCGCACGGTAGTCGAAAGGTAGGCGTCGAAGCGTTCCGGCAACGGATTTTGAAATTTGAGAAGATCTGCCATTCCGCTCATGGCGATGTCGGGCGCCTTGCTGCTCTTCCAGGGTTGTCGCCAGATCCGAAAGCTTTTGCCGCCGCTCGAACTGCAGCTCCTTCACGTGCAAGTCGGCCTTTCTCTGTATCATGGTCGCTTGCCTACGGATCATATCGGGCAGGCCGGCGCCTTCGGTCGCTCAGCGGCGCCGATATCGCCGTGATCGTCTCGCAGGCGCGCCCGCGAAACGTCGAGCATTTCGACATGGTCGACGGGATCTGGGTCACCCACCCGCGGTGCGCCATCCCTTCGTCCGAAGCCCGCCTGGTCGGACATGATCAGCGATGA
- a CDS encoding M20/M25/M40 family metallo-hydrolase translates to MPKQTIERALQHADTNLNASLDRLFQLLRIPSISCEPHYARQCREAASWLAHELSDIGFDASVRATIGNPVVVGHSKQATGPHVLFYGHYDVQPVEPLQEWESQPFEPTLRVQPNGETHIVARGASDDKGQLLTFIEACRAWNATTGSLPVGVSMLFEGEEESGSPSMEAFLDEFEHELLADVMLLCDTSLWNDAVPAITVMFRGLLEEEVRVTCADRDLHSGAYGNAARNPIQVLAELIASLRGRNGEVAIEGFYDNISELDSTVRDELLKLNFDTEQFLGAVGLSQSAGDISYSVMEQLWTRPSCEINGIAGGHCGVGLKTIIPSSAVAKVSFRLVDGQDPERIRSTFRNHIRARTPRDCKVQFAGLTGHPASFIQPRSPYLDCARAALKQEWGCDSVLIGSGGSIPIVNTVKRRLGLQSLPIGFARADNRHHSPNEKYDLYTFQKGIRSWIRILAELSRCTNDRIVSQPEQLGGGQYMNRQ, encoded by the coding sequence ATGCCCAAGCAAACCATTGAAAGGGCCCTGCAGCATGCGGACACGAACCTGAATGCTAGCCTTGACCGGCTCTTCCAACTGCTGCGAATTCCGTCCATCTCGTGCGAACCGCATTATGCACGGCAATGCCGCGAGGCCGCTTCCTGGCTCGCCCATGAGCTATCTGACATTGGCTTCGATGCATCCGTCAGAGCTACGATTGGAAACCCTGTAGTGGTCGGACACAGCAAGCAAGCCACCGGTCCACACGTCCTATTCTATGGCCATTACGATGTCCAACCCGTAGAGCCTCTGCAGGAATGGGAGTCTCAACCCTTCGAGCCGACGCTTAGGGTCCAGCCTAACGGGGAGACCCACATTGTTGCCCGAGGCGCATCTGACGACAAAGGCCAGCTCTTGACTTTCATTGAGGCGTGCCGTGCCTGGAACGCGACAACAGGAAGTCTGCCAGTTGGCGTATCTATGTTGTTCGAGGGAGAGGAAGAAAGCGGCAGTCCAAGCATGGAGGCATTCTTGGACGAATTCGAACATGAATTGCTTGCTGATGTCATGTTGCTTTGCGACACCTCATTGTGGAACGACGCGGTACCCGCGATTACCGTTATGTTTCGCGGCCTATTAGAAGAGGAGGTCCGAGTAACGTGCGCCGACCGGGACCTGCATTCGGGTGCTTATGGGAATGCTGCACGCAATCCAATCCAGGTTCTCGCTGAACTCATCGCCAGCCTGAGAGGCAGGAACGGAGAAGTCGCGATTGAGGGCTTCTACGACAACATATCGGAGTTGGACAGCACTGTCAGAGACGAGTTGCTGAAGCTGAATTTCGACACCGAGCAATTCCTTGGAGCTGTTGGCCTCTCTCAGTCGGCTGGGGACATTTCTTACTCGGTAATGGAGCAACTCTGGACTCGCCCTTCGTGCGAAATCAATGGAATAGCAGGCGGGCATTGCGGAGTTGGCCTGAAAACGATCATTCCGTCCAGTGCCGTCGCCAAGGTCTCTTTCAGGTTGGTAGATGGTCAAGATCCCGAAAGGATACGATCGACGTTTCGCAATCACATTCGCGCTCGAACACCGCGCGACTGCAAAGTGCAGTTTGCCGGGCTCACAGGCCACCCCGCATCTTTTATCCAGCCAAGGAGCCCGTATCTGGACTGCGCGCGCGCCGCTCTGAAACAGGAGTGGGGTTGCGATTCGGTGCTGATAGGAAGCGGAGGGTCGATCCCCATCGTGAACACTGTTAAGCGCCGGCTAGGGCTGCAGTCCCTACCCATCGGTTTCGCGCGAGCTGATAATCGTCACCACAGCCCAAACGAAAAGTACGATCTCTACACTTTTCAAAAGGGAATTCGTTCGTGGATTCGAATCCTTGCGGAGCTTTCACGATGCACAAACGATCGGATCGTGTCCCAACCGGAACAATTAGGCGGCGGACAATATATGAACCGTCAATGA
- a CDS encoding aspartate/glutamate racemase family protein, whose amino-acid sequence MQSKKRERQGRHTMNFVSRLDMPFAGPLGQRRPLGVVGGMGSFATAKFLESLARKRRAEKDQDHIPYVALSLPDITDRSQAISEGSDAPLQQILERAHWLEQAGCGAIAIPCNTAHFWVGEIKQALSVALIDVTEITAKVICGRRDAAARELRLILLGTNATMQHSLYPQTNEKCFGEKFACCRAEFQREAVQIIADVKSGNAVEARPKLKQLVDQIRPFAPDAIILGCSELSAISDGLVDDDDIVDPISILADSCIAWWEKENELVNQARDGGE is encoded by the coding sequence TTGCAGTCAAAGAAGCGCGAAAGGCAGGGTCGTCATACTATGAACTTTGTATCGAGGCTCGATATGCCGTTTGCAGGACCGCTTGGGCAACGGAGGCCCCTTGGGGTAGTGGGCGGAATGGGAAGCTTCGCAACTGCCAAATTCTTGGAATCTCTCGCGCGAAAACGCCGAGCGGAGAAAGATCAGGATCACATTCCGTATGTTGCTTTATCGCTTCCCGATATCACTGATCGATCACAAGCAATCTCAGAGGGGAGTGACGCGCCATTGCAGCAGATATTGGAGCGGGCTCATTGGTTAGAGCAAGCGGGATGTGGAGCGATAGCCATCCCCTGCAACACCGCGCACTTCTGGGTTGGTGAGATCAAGCAGGCGCTGTCGGTGGCTTTGATTGACGTAACCGAGATCACAGCCAAGGTGATTTGCGGCAGGAGGGACGCCGCAGCTCGCGAACTTCGTTTGATCCTGCTGGGAACGAATGCGACTATGCAGCACTCTCTATACCCGCAAACGAATGAGAAGTGTTTCGGCGAGAAATTCGCATGTTGTCGTGCAGAGTTTCAACGAGAAGCCGTTCAGATCATCGCGGATGTCAAGTCTGGAAATGCCGTGGAAGCACGACCAAAGCTGAAGCAGCTTGTTGATCAGATCAGACCCTTCGCGCCTGACGCAATTATTCTTGGTTGCAGTGAATTGTCGGCCATTTCCGACGGTCTGGTAGACGACGATGACATCGTTGATCCAATCAGCATTCTTGCTGACTCCTGTATTGCCTGGTGGGAAAAGGAAAACGAGCTCGTAAACCAGGCGCGCGACGGGGGAGAATGA